Proteins encoded together in one Labilibaculum sp. DW002 window:
- a CDS encoding glycoside hydrolase family 108 protein yields MAVFRISHNITSKLEGGYANNPKDNGGETYAGISRKYFPYWIGWQFIDRQAHPIRNNTRFTNLNGAVEIFYTREFWDKLHCSKLEQSLANQLFDYAVNSGKGQAVKDLQRVLNGLGEALKVDGALGSKTLAAIGRHKQNELANHLHNMRTRFLVEESKDQPDFAAVWSSRLDTMKKHLPSVGVSFGLIAAIGLSLFFLTKN; encoded by the coding sequence ATGGCAGTATTTAGAATATCCCACAATATCACAAGCAAGCTAGAAGGCGGTTATGCCAACAATCCAAAAGACAATGGAGGGGAAACATACGCTGGTATTTCCAGAAAGTATTTTCCTTATTGGATCGGCTGGCAATTTATAGACAGGCAAGCCCACCCTATCAGAAACAATACAAGATTTACCAATCTTAATGGTGCAGTTGAAATATTCTATACTCGAGAGTTCTGGGATAAATTACATTGTTCCAAGTTAGAGCAATCGCTAGCCAATCAGCTTTTTGATTATGCCGTTAATTCGGGAAAAGGTCAGGCGGTTAAAGATTTGCAAAGAGTTCTTAATGGTTTGGGCGAAGCTTTAAAAGTAGATGGTGCTTTAGGTTCAAAAACTTTGGCTGCAATAGGTAGGCATAAGCAAAATGAATTAGCAAATCATTTACACAATATGCGAACCCGATTTTTAGTCGAGGAATCAAAGGATCAACCCGATTTTGCAGCGGTTTGGAGTTCAAGACTAGACACCATGAAAAAACATCTACCAAGTGTAGGGGTTTCTTTTGGCTTGATTGCAGCTATTGGGCTTTCTCTTTTTTTTTTAACTAAAAATTAA
- a CDS encoding winged helix-turn-helix transcriptional regulator: MEYETMTRKELASKLKISKNTLNRRIQKMNPEIRKAVFNKSIFFKNQVKYIYEKVTDMNKKYE, from the coding sequence ATGGAATATGAGACAATGACTAGAAAAGAACTCGCCTCTAAACTCAAAATTTCAAAAAATACACTCAATAGAAGAATTCAAAAAATGAATCCAGAGATTAGAAAAGCAGTTTTTAATAAATCAATCTTTTTCAAAAATCAGGTAAAATACATTTATGAAAAAGTTACCGATATGAATAAAAAATACGAATAA
- a CDS encoding ASCH/PUA domain-containing protein: MKHLLKILPEYFEEVVKGTKTFEIRKNDRGFKIGDVLILAEYSISIQSFTGRVIEKKVTHILKGGSFGIDKDFVVMSLQSGFS, translated from the coding sequence ATGAAACACCTATTAAAAATTTTACCTGAATATTTCGAAGAAGTAGTTAAGGGAACCAAGACTTTTGAAATTCGAAAAAATGATAGAGGCTTTAAAATTGGAGATGTTTTAATTCTTGCAGAATACAGCATTTCAATTCAATCATTCACTGGCAGAGTAATCGAAAAGAAAGTTACTCATATTTTAAAAGGTGGAAGCTTTGGAATTGACAAAGACTTTGTTGTCATGAGTTTGCAAAGCGGTTTTTCCTAA
- a CDS encoding recombinase family protein produces the protein MDKVKKGTYVRASTEEQNTERQEQIIQGKGYVEKISGRIAFAERKQGARLLRDVANKEINYVIVEDVSRLGRNALDILTTIQTLKKQGCTIEILRYSLVSMVKGKANFIFDLITSILASLAEMEYESNREAQRQGIAVAKAKGIYQQHAGKGKMTDEQFLEKHADIIELLEDGKSIMKIVALVKKSKSTVQRVKKFIETLAACFF, from the coding sequence ATGGATAAAGTAAAAAAAGGAACATATGTAAGAGCTTCCACCGAAGAACAAAACACGGAAAGACAAGAACAGATCATACAAGGCAAAGGGTATGTTGAAAAAATAAGTGGTCGTATTGCTTTTGCTGAAAGAAAGCAAGGCGCTAGGCTTTTAAGAGATGTAGCCAATAAAGAAATAAACTATGTAATTGTAGAAGATGTAAGTCGATTAGGTAGAAATGCACTTGATATTCTAACAACTATACAAACTTTGAAAAAACAAGGCTGCACAATAGAGATTTTAAGATATAGCCTTGTAAGCATGGTAAAAGGTAAAGCCAATTTTATATTTGATTTAATCACTTCAATTCTTGCTTCTCTTGCAGAAATGGAATACGAAAGTAACAGAGAAGCTCAAAGGCAAGGTATAGCAGTAGCAAAAGCAAAAGGCATTTATCAGCAACATGCTGGAAAAGGAAAAATGACCGATGAGCAATTTTTAGAAAAGCATGCAGATATTATCGAATTGTTAGAAGATGGTAAGTCAATAATGAAAATTGTAGCTCTTGTGAAAAAATCTAAAAGCACTGTTCAGCGAGTGAAAAAATTCATAGAAACACTTGCAGCATGTTTTTTTTAA
- a CDS encoding site-specific integrase: MKASYKIVYNRKGKTNKEGKALLQLQVYLQKKQRYFSTGIYLKPKQWDESKRQVKNHPNQIRLNKQLRDLISGLEDFELKVAEEKKNFSFTHVENYLSGDVEMEFIEFCENELDLDATKKYSTYRAIKSKLETLKTFGLLQSFHDVDYTNIEKLDNWLRRKGLSDATVFKYHGTIKQFINIAIKKDFFPVQNNPYLKFKPKAPKTAKRKFLDKAQIKALREKKFTTTRLTEIRDVFLFSIYTGLAYADIATLRTKDLYTDENGDRWIWREREKTASEYKVPLLPQAIEILNRYELGKRLLPVKTNQKTNEYLKEIATLCEIEENLTFHMARHTFATTITLSNNVPIETVSKMLGHSDLKTTQIYAKVVDEKMKSDMDALRQKMTELY; this comes from the coding sequence ATGAAAGCGAGCTATAAAATCGTCTATAACCGTAAAGGAAAAACAAATAAAGAAGGTAAAGCCCTTCTTCAACTTCAAGTATACTTGCAAAAAAAACAACGTTATTTCTCTACAGGTATTTATCTAAAACCTAAACAATGGGATGAATCAAAAAGGCAAGTCAAAAACCACCCAAATCAAATCCGACTTAATAAACAGTTACGAGATTTGATCTCAGGACTAGAAGATTTTGAGCTAAAAGTAGCTGAAGAGAAAAAGAACTTTAGTTTTACTCATGTAGAAAACTATCTATCCGGTGATGTAGAAATGGAATTTATTGAATTCTGCGAAAACGAACTAGACCTAGACGCCACAAAAAAGTACAGCACTTATCGAGCAATTAAATCAAAACTCGAAACGCTTAAAACATTTGGACTACTCCAAAGCTTTCATGATGTTGATTATACTAATATCGAAAAGCTGGATAATTGGTTACGCCGTAAAGGTTTAAGTGATGCTACGGTATTTAAGTATCACGGAACCATAAAACAATTCATCAACATTGCTATAAAAAAAGATTTCTTTCCTGTACAGAACAACCCTTATCTAAAATTCAAACCCAAAGCACCTAAGACTGCAAAGCGAAAATTCTTAGACAAAGCCCAAATTAAAGCATTAAGAGAAAAGAAGTTTACCACTACCCGATTGACTGAAATTAGAGATGTCTTTTTATTTTCGATATATACGGGCTTAGCCTATGCTGATATTGCCACACTACGTACAAAAGACCTGTACACCGATGAAAATGGCGATAGGTGGATATGGAGAGAAAGAGAAAAAACAGCGAGTGAATACAAAGTACCCCTCCTACCTCAAGCAATTGAAATACTCAACCGTTATGAACTTGGGAAACGGCTTTTGCCAGTCAAAACCAACCAGAAAACCAATGAATACTTGAAGGAAATTGCAACACTTTGCGAAATAGAAGAAAACTTAACCTTTCATATGGCACGTCACACATTTGCAACTACTATTACCTTAAGCAATAATGTTCCGATTGAAACAGTTAGTAAAATGCTGGGGCACTCCGATCTCAAAACAACCCAAATATACGCTAAGGTTGTTGATGAGAAAATGAAAAGTGATATGGATGCTCTCAGACAAAAAATGACAGAACTATATTGA
- a CDS encoding S24 family peptidase: MSTISRITQLAENEKITITQLERVIGASKGVLSRASKNDTDIQSKWITSIVENYPSYNAYWLLTGKGDMFKNDTLVVSKNSNIGVPYYDVDFSGGFNAIFNNQTLLPDHNIVFAPFKDAQLWCNVTGNSMAEKINHGDIIALKELPNWEENILFGEIYAVVTEHLRTIKIIRKSDNTGTFKLVPINTLDFDENEVRKTSILRVFEVLGAIKKFF; this comes from the coding sequence ATGAGCACAATCTCTAGGATAACACAACTGGCAGAAAATGAAAAGATTACAATAACTCAATTAGAGAGGGTTATTGGTGCTAGCAAGGGAGTATTAAGCAGAGCTTCAAAAAATGATACAGACATTCAAAGTAAATGGATAACTAGTATAGTTGAAAATTATCCCTCGTATAATGCTTATTGGCTTTTAACAGGAAAAGGTGATATGTTCAAAAATGACACTTTGGTTGTAAGTAAGAATAGCAATATTGGAGTTCCTTATTATGATGTTGATTTTTCTGGTGGGTTTAATGCTATTTTTAATAATCAAACATTATTACCAGATCACAATATTGTTTTTGCACCTTTTAAAGATGCTCAATTATGGTGCAATGTTACTGGAAATTCAATGGCTGAAAAGATAAATCACGGTGATATTATTGCTCTAAAAGAATTACCGAATTGGGAAGAGAATATATTATTTGGAGAAATTTATGCTGTTGTAACAGAACATTTACGAACTATTAAAATAATCCGTAAATCAGATAATACAGGCACCTTTAAATTAGTCCCAATTAACACTTTAGACTTTGATGAAAATGAGGTTAGGAAAACTTCTATTTTGAGAGTTTTTGAAGTTTTGGGGGCAATTAAGAAATTTTTTTAA
- a CDS encoding zincin-like metallopeptidase domain-containing protein yields MLGLFEEEVKARQSKKPSLTCILKGIFDQSIDGWKDDKEKFKLELLNDIKTFLFTKWEKPWKPSLLFDEKGNVLSGFRNINGRVYKNLTNVISLAAKSENSPFFITVKKLASLGGEIIDASKKVSVVSYIPMWKDPENKTPRKPDYVLPKVHKAINIEYVKGIKKPVVKTQVFEKLELNEYVENFIKELKKRKRIPKLIYDQADSCHYAHSLGYGSESIHMVKIDTFKKIEFYYSVLFHEITHSTMNPKRLGREKLDRPTEELVAEMGALIICEELGLQYTKDNSLSYLNSWMKQAKNLDESLLKAYSLASEAAEYLLEDIDFESLVPQSMQKRAEDKKEVKEPGIKERIQKRAKQLEEKPKKVKPEEKPEEKPEANWFIPRTLRTELDYDLAYRAYTGTSFSPEKRAVSEQNSYANSLNEFAKEIEEIAKSDQQKELALSEFATYKERFLKKKTALLVAKSRCMSTMITGGSNFPVRSNQKKLDTEHRRLEEYLEFIEKAQKGILRKIKKAIPKEQAEKEAFEKIENQTVQYIAAMISIHKGESVGSINHYRALLKGFIERLSKNHQHQHVNKVFQIIRDSQKKFDLVIFTEKNKVWSLENLTDGAIVKETGERVLMENKDAKLVNNLDAERVQIITDEKPSEEIRSVLKRNAFRYSPRFTAWQRKNTRQGIYIAEKVFQECFPDQKKEKKQATEKPEQLTLLGHNDKSTVKLTDWKPSTEIIPLKGQLGQLLGGYERNQFAVVLRGEKGAGKTRLLCQMINLFALEKLNGLFLSLEVSPESELFGNYISYISKSARKHVAVSSSNTIEELEEYCKKYDFIAIDSWGKLKDVAQEDFMRLIEKYPNVIWLCIFQSTTAGTARGGIMSEYDSSMVIQVVRGGNAQCEKNRYNSCDLVYNVFDKKIIKDEN; encoded by the coding sequence ATGTTGGGTTTATTTGAAGAAGAAGTTAAGGCTAGGCAATCAAAAAAGCCTAGCCTTACTTGTATCCTAAAGGGTATATTCGATCAGTCAATTGACGGCTGGAAAGATGATAAGGAAAAGTTTAAACTAGAGCTTTTAAATGACATCAAAACATTCCTGTTTACTAAATGGGAAAAGCCTTGGAAACCATCGCTTTTGTTTGATGAAAAGGGAAATGTACTTTCAGGTTTTAGGAATATCAATGGAAGGGTTTATAAAAACCTTACCAATGTTATTTCTTTAGCGGCTAAAAGTGAAAATTCTCCTTTTTTCATTACCGTTAAGAAGCTTGCTTCACTTGGTGGTGAAATAATTGATGCCAGTAAAAAAGTATCAGTTGTTTCTTATATCCCAATGTGGAAAGATCCAGAAAACAAAACACCAAGAAAGCCCGACTATGTACTTCCTAAAGTGCATAAGGCAATCAACATTGAATACGTAAAAGGAATAAAAAAGCCAGTTGTGAAAACGCAAGTTTTTGAAAAGCTGGAACTCAATGAGTACGTAGAAAATTTCATTAAAGAGCTGAAGAAAAGAAAGCGTATTCCTAAGCTTATTTACGATCAGGCGGATAGTTGCCACTATGCACATTCTCTGGGCTATGGTTCTGAATCCATTCATATGGTAAAGATTGATACATTCAAAAAAATTGAATTTTATTACTCTGTACTATTTCATGAGATTACTCATTCTACCATGAACCCGAAAAGGTTAGGCCGTGAAAAGCTGGATAGGCCAACAGAGGAACTTGTGGCAGAAATGGGAGCTCTAATTATTTGTGAAGAATTAGGATTGCAGTACACAAAAGACAATTCCTTAAGTTATTTGAATAGCTGGATGAAGCAAGCAAAAAACCTTGATGAATCACTACTTAAAGCATACAGTTTAGCAAGTGAAGCGGCTGAATATCTATTAGAGGATATTGATTTTGAAAGCTTGGTTCCTCAGTCGATGCAAAAAAGAGCAGAAGATAAAAAAGAGGTAAAAGAACCAGGAATAAAAGAGCGTATTCAAAAAAGAGCTAAGCAACTGGAAGAAAAACCAAAAAAGGTAAAACCAGAGGAAAAGCCAGAAGAAAAACCAGAAGCAAATTGGTTTATTCCTCGTACTCTTAGAACTGAGCTTGATTATGATTTAGCATACAGGGCTTATACTGGAACTTCTTTTTCACCAGAAAAAAGAGCCGTATCTGAGCAAAATTCGTATGCAAATTCATTAAATGAGTTTGCAAAAGAAATTGAAGAAATTGCAAAATCTGATCAGCAAAAAGAATTGGCCTTATCAGAATTTGCGACTTATAAAGAAAGATTTCTTAAGAAAAAAACCGCTTTACTCGTTGCCAAATCTCGATGCATGTCAACAATGATTACAGGCGGTTCAAATTTCCCAGTAAGAAGCAATCAGAAAAAACTAGATACAGAGCACAGAAGATTAGAAGAGTATTTGGAATTTATTGAAAAAGCACAAAAGGGAATCCTCCGCAAGATCAAAAAAGCAATTCCAAAAGAGCAGGCAGAAAAGGAAGCTTTTGAAAAAATAGAAAATCAAACGGTTCAGTACATCGCTGCAATGATTAGCATCCACAAAGGTGAAAGTGTTGGAAGCATAAACCATTACAGAGCACTGTTAAAGGGATTTATTGAGCGACTTTCTAAGAATCACCAACACCAGCATGTAAACAAGGTATTCCAGATCATAAGAGATTCACAAAAGAAATTTGATTTAGTGATTTTCACAGAAAAGAATAAGGTTTGGAGCTTGGAAAACCTAACAGATGGGGCAATTGTAAAGGAAACGGGCGAACGTGTTTTGATGGAAAACAAAGATGCAAAGCTTGTAAATAATCTTGATGCTGAACGTGTTCAGATTATAACCGATGAAAAACCAAGTGAAGAAATCAGAAGTGTATTAAAACGGAATGCTTTTCGATATTCTCCAAGGTTTACCGCATGGCAAAGGAAAAACACTAGGCAAGGAATTTACATCGCTGAAAAAGTATTTCAAGAGTGTTTCCCAGATCAAAAAAAGGAGAAAAAACAAGCAACTGAAAAGCCAGAACAATTAACACTTTTAGGACACAATGATAAATCTACAGTTAAGCTTACAGATTGGAAGCCTAGCACCGAAATCATTCCCTTAAAAGGTCAATTAGGTCAGCTATTGGGCGGTTATGAAAGAAATCAATTTGCCGTTGTTCTTCGTGGTGAAAAGGGAGCTGGTAAAACCCGTTTATTATGCCAGATGATCAACTTGTTTGCTCTGGAAAAACTTAACGGCTTGTTTCTTTCTTTGGAAGTTTCCCCAGAATCGGAACTGTTTGGAAACTACATTTCTTATATCTCAAAATCAGCACGAAAACATGTTGCCGTAAGCAGTTCAAACACCATAGAAGAGTTAGAGGAATATTGCAAAAAGTATGATTTTATAGCCATTGATAGCTGGGGGAAATTAAAAGATGTAGCACAAGAGGATTTCATGAGATTAATTGAAAAATACCCCAATGTAATTTGGCTTTGCATTTTTCAGAGCACAACCGCTGGAACGGCCAGAGGTGGAATTATGAGTGAGTACGATAGTTCTATGGTTATTCAGGTTGTTCGTGGTGGCAATGCTCAGTGTGAGAAAAACCGCTACAACTCTTGCGATTTAGTTTACAATGTGTTTGACAAAAAAATTATAAAAGATGAGAATTAA
- a CDS encoding aconitase/3-isopropylmalate dehydratase large subunit family protein — translation MQNLTFVEKIFRAECGSIVFKSPDVVLTHDNTASIKKTFQKMGGEKVKNPDQLLVVLDHNAPPTNAKLATDYQKVRELVREQGIKKFFDAGSGICHQIMSYHAKPGMIIVGSDSHTCTAGAFNAMAAGIDRTEAAGLWKRGETWFRVPESIKITLSGSLPEGVYAKDLSLWIIGMLGSAGANYMSIEYHGEGVVELSISERMTLANLASEMGAKNAVFPPDKVLEAFYGQKVKGIWADEGARYFGEYEIDLNDLVPLAATPHHVDNVKSISELQGVKLNQGLIGTCTNGRLDDLRIAANVLDGKQIASGFQLLITPASKEIYLDAIKEGIITKLMNAGASILGSSCGPCLGTGQGIPADGFKVISTANRNFLGRMGNKNAEIYLASPATVAHSALSGTITDPRKDKSKQIKFPYQKIQSPTIEIKNTDKRKCTAVWDYSDVDHLNTDQMFAGNLTYEVLSSDPDGIRPHLFKGFDEAFADEVMPGDILIAGENFGCGSSREHPAVGLAHAKVQAVIVKSVNRIFYRSAINQGLLLIVSREIVDFYKRGDAILLDIQEGIIQVREKRFEIPPLPDKLQEIIKYKGLVNWIRSVI, via the coding sequence ATGCAAAACCTAACTTTCGTTGAGAAAATATTCAGGGCAGAATGTGGTAGTATCGTTTTTAAAAGTCCTGATGTTGTGCTAACGCACGATAACACTGCCAGTATTAAAAAAACATTCCAGAAAATGGGCGGTGAAAAGGTGAAGAATCCAGATCAACTTTTGGTTGTTTTGGATCACAATGCACCGCCAACCAATGCAAAATTAGCAACCGATTACCAAAAGGTTAGGGAGTTGGTAAGGGAACAGGGAATCAAGAAATTTTTCGATGCTGGTTCTGGCATTTGTCATCAAATTATGTCCTATCATGCCAAGCCGGGAATGATCATCGTTGGTAGCGATAGTCATACTTGTACTGCAGGTGCATTTAATGCCATGGCGGCAGGAATCGATAGAACCGAGGCTGCTGGTCTGTGGAAAAGAGGTGAGACTTGGTTTCGAGTTCCTGAATCCATAAAAATCACACTAAGCGGTAGCTTGCCAGAAGGCGTTTATGCCAAAGATCTTTCCTTGTGGATTATTGGAATGTTAGGCTCGGCAGGAGCCAATTACATGTCTATTGAATATCATGGAGAAGGAGTTGTGGAACTTTCCATTTCTGAACGAATGACTTTGGCTAATCTTGCTTCCGAGATGGGAGCTAAGAATGCCGTTTTTCCTCCCGATAAGGTATTGGAAGCTTTTTATGGACAAAAGGTGAAAGGCATTTGGGCCGATGAAGGAGCTCGGTATTTTGGAGAATATGAAATTGATTTAAATGATTTGGTGCCACTTGCTGCGACTCCCCATCATGTCGATAATGTGAAATCCATATCGGAATTACAAGGAGTGAAATTGAATCAAGGATTGATTGGAACTTGTACCAACGGACGATTAGACGATTTAAGAATTGCCGCGAATGTATTAGATGGCAAGCAAATTGCCTCGGGTTTTCAATTGCTAATTACGCCAGCTTCCAAAGAAATCTATTTAGATGCCATTAAGGAAGGAATTATTACCAAATTGATGAATGCTGGTGCTAGCATTTTAGGTTCTTCTTGTGGGCCTTGTTTGGGCACAGGTCAAGGAATACCTGCTGATGGTTTCAAGGTAATTTCGACAGCGAATCGTAATTTCTTAGGACGAATGGGGAATAAGAATGCAGAGATTTATTTGGCTTCACCGGCAACTGTTGCTCATTCGGCACTTAGCGGAACAATTACCGATCCTCGCAAAGATAAAAGCAAACAAATTAAGTTTCCTTATCAGAAAATTCAAAGCCCTACAATCGAAATTAAGAATACCGATAAGCGAAAATGCACAGCTGTTTGGGATTATTCAGATGTAGATCATTTGAACACCGACCAAATGTTTGCTGGAAATTTAACTTATGAGGTTCTGAGTTCTGATCCCGATGGGATTCGTCCGCATCTTTTCAAAGGTTTCGACGAAGCTTTTGCTGATGAAGTAATGCCAGGAGATATTCTAATTGCAGGTGAAAATTTTGGTTGTGGTAGCTCTCGAGAGCATCCGGCGGTAGGCTTAGCACATGCAAAAGTGCAAGCTGTTATCGTAAAATCGGTGAATCGGATCTTTTATCGTTCGGCAATAAATCAAGGACTTTTGCTGATTGTGAGCCGTGAAATTGTTGATTTTTACAAGCGGGGAGATGCCATATTGCTTGATATTCAGGAAGGAATCATACAGGTACGTGAAAAACGGTTTGAAATACCTCCTTTACCCGATAAATTACAAGAAATAATTAAATACAAAGGCCTTGTGAATTGGATAAGATCTGTGATATAG
- a CDS encoding restriction endonuclease subunit M codes for MNIIEKGIEQGLIRFDEEKKNIFYIHQDDKRRNFNNPEEKVQAEAYLKLVLNYGYSPQRILQFKSITMGASVKEVDIVVYNDDECTQPHIVVECKREEVSELEFEQAIKQGASYAYALSGTVKYLWVTSKVKNESFLIDKESDLTQTIPNIPRYGITEIQKYQFAKGGRIGQEQATTEIKEKFFELEIISEEDLTKAFKSAHNSLWAGGELNPSEAFDELDKLIFCKIWDERMLRKEGEPYDFQVFSEPIPKNASKEQKARIEEKITNELYKRVVALYAIGKKKDPEVFKDDVRLSPQKVKAVVGYLERINLGATDLDSKGKAFETFMGSYFRGDFGQFFTPRPIVKFIVNSLPITHESKVLDTSCGSGGFLLYALDKVRQEADEYYPEYQAKTQEATKHWSHWHDFAEKRLFGIEINEQIARTAKMNMIIHDDGHTNVISSDGLLRDDVMQERSNNKDFKYGTFDFIITNPPFGSTVKQTEKAYLNLYNLGNKDISWLDTKNSGVKERANQSTEVLFIEQCHNFLNENGYLAVVIPDGILTNSSLQYVRDRIEEWYQIIAVVSMPQTAFSHTGAGVKSSVLFLRKWPEAVTVRYQTLKKELQDQIKEENNFLTEVAKIENEKKRIVKNHTDFENITGETDKKRIEKTEIFTSWKKEINDNHNLQITDLKEDLADKFILKKQEVLDDYPIFMAIAEDIGYDATGRSTGNNELEMIETELTRFINGLDK; via the coding sequence ATGAATATAATAGAAAAAGGAATAGAGCAAGGGCTAATAAGGTTTGATGAAGAGAAGAAAAACATATTCTATATTCACCAAGATGATAAGCGTAGAAATTTCAATAATCCTGAAGAAAAGGTACAAGCAGAAGCATACTTAAAGCTTGTTTTAAATTATGGTTATTCACCTCAAAGAATTTTACAATTTAAGTCTATAACAATGGGAGCTTCTGTTAAAGAAGTAGACATTGTTGTCTATAATGATGATGAATGTACACAACCTCATATTGTTGTTGAATGCAAAAGAGAAGAAGTTTCGGAATTAGAATTTGAACAAGCAATAAAGCAAGGTGCAAGTTATGCATATGCTTTATCAGGAACGGTTAAGTATCTTTGGGTTACTTCTAAGGTTAAAAATGAATCATTCTTAATTGATAAAGAAAGTGATCTTACTCAAACAATACCAAATATTCCTAGATATGGTATTACTGAAATACAAAAGTATCAATTTGCTAAAGGCGGACGAATAGGTCAAGAACAAGCAACTACTGAAATTAAAGAAAAATTCTTTGAGTTAGAGATAATTAGTGAGGAAGATTTAACTAAAGCGTTTAAATCAGCTCATAATTCACTTTGGGCAGGTGGGGAGCTTAATCCGTCAGAAGCATTTGACGAATTGGATAAACTTATTTTTTGTAAAATATGGGATGAACGAATGCTCCGAAAAGAAGGTGAGCCATATGACTTTCAGGTTTTTAGTGAACCTATTCCTAAAAACGCTTCAAAAGAGCAAAAAGCTAGAATTGAAGAAAAGATCACAAATGAATTATACAAACGAGTGGTAGCTTTATATGCTATTGGGAAAAAGAAAGACCCCGAAGTATTTAAAGATGATGTTCGCCTCTCTCCTCAAAAGGTTAAGGCAGTAGTTGGTTATTTGGAAAGAATAAACCTTGGCGCTACAGATTTAGATAGTAAAGGAAAAGCTTTTGAAACTTTTATGGGTAGTTATTTTAGAGGAGACTTTGGACAGTTTTTTACTCCAAGACCTATAGTGAAGTTTATTGTTAATTCTTTACCAATTACACACGAATCTAAAGTTTTAGACACTTCGTGTGGGAGTGGAGGTTTCTTACTCTATGCTTTAGATAAAGTTAGACAAGAAGCTGATGAGTATTATCCAGAATATCAAGCTAAGACACAAGAGGCAACAAAGCATTGGTCCCATTGGCATGATTTTGCAGAAAAGCGACTGTTCGGAATTGAAATTAATGAACAAATTGCAAGGACTGCAAAAATGAATATGATTATTCATGATGATGGACATACAAACGTAATATCATCCGATGGATTATTACGTGATGATGTAATGCAAGAAAGAAGCAATAACAAAGATTTTAAATATGGAACTTTTGATTTTATTATTACAAATCCACCATTTGGAAGCACTGTAAAACAAACTGAAAAAGCTTATTTAAATCTATATAATCTTGGAAATAAAGATATAAGTTGGTTAGACACTAAAAATTCAGGAGTTAAGGAGCGAGCAAATCAAAGTACAGAAGTTTTGTTCATAGAGCAATGTCATAATTTTCTAAATGAAAACGGTTATTTAGCAGTTGTTATACCTGATGGTATTTTAACTAATAGCAGTCTACAATATGTAAGAGACAGAATTGAAGAATGGTATCAAATAATTGCAGTCGTTTCTATGCCTCAAACGGCATTTTCACACACAGGAGCAGGTGTGAAAAGCTCTGTTTTGTTTTTACGTAAATGGCCAGAAGCGGTTACCGTACGGTATCAAACTTTGAAAAAAGAATTACAGGATCAAATTAAAGAAGAGAATAACTTTTTAACCGAAGTTGCAAAAATAGAGAATGAAAAAAAGAGAATTGTTAAAAATCATACTGACTTTGAAAATATAACAGGAGAGACAGATAAAAAACGAATAGAAAAGACGGAAATATTTACTTCTTGGAAAAAGGAAATTAATGATAATCACAATCTACAAATTACCGATTTGAAAGAAGATTTGGCAGATAAATTCATTCTAAAAAAGCAAGAAGTCTTAGACGATTATCCAATATTTATGGCGATTGCAGAAGATATTGGATATGATGCAACTGGTAGATCTACTGGTAATAATGAACTAGAAATGATTGAGACAGAGTTAACTCGATTTATT